The genome window TCACGCAAATGGTGAAGCACAAAGCGCTCCCCATGAAGGCCATGATGCTATCAAAGGCCGGGAAGAGAATCGCAATGACCAAGAACACAATGATGACCACGACACGGACGACCACCTTCATCACCCCACGGAAGTACATCGACCTCCCAATGAAACCAGCATTGTCGGCAACGGTCTGAGTGTTCAGGCCGAACAGGACCTCGATCGTCGACACGATAGGGCGAGCATTCAGGGGGATCTTGGTGAGAGGGATGATGGCCACGAAGAAGGTCATGAACACGGTGAGTACTCGCGGGTAGCTGGCTTCCATCAAGAGATTGGAAGTGATCTCGTCGCGGACGTCGTCGCCAAACATCAGGAGACCGGCAACGGCAGTGACGGCGTCAAGAATGTACTAAGCTAATGTTAGCAACCACTGGTTATGGAAGGGCATTCACACGACACTTACGGTGAATGAGAAGGAATACTTGAGCGCCTTGGCGTACTTGTAGGGATGTCTCATGTCACGATAGATCTCGTCTTGTCAGTTTTTTCTTCCCACGAAAAACCTGTCGATATGTCGATCGCTTACATTTGGAAACACACTGTGCCCGCCCCTATGATCAGTTAGCAATGTGTGGTTCTGAGCGGGAGTCGATGTTGGCTCACCAAGGAGACATGAGCAGCCCGAAAGACAGCGGTAAAGTCAACCAGTTCTCAGGGAGAAGGTAGGTCTTTGCCGGCTCAATGAGGGAACCAGGTGTAGTTGGCTTCAAGAACCCGTCGAGCAGCAAGATGAGCACAACTAAACGACCATGTCAGCATCTAATGCCCACGCGAACCAACATTTCACAAGACTTACTGCTGAGGCAGGAAAAGATACCAAGAATACTCGTAAAACTCAGCAGCCGCAGTGGCATAAAGTTCAGAGGTATCAGTATCGCGGCGCAAAACACTTTCCACCCATTTACAGACAAGAAGCCAGGGAACAGCAGATCAAGAGAGTCAGCAAACAACACAATCAGCGCAACACATGCAGCGAGAAGCTCGAGCGTAAAAAGCACACTGGTCGCTATTCGCGCATTGCGTCCGAAAGAGATGAAGGCTAGGTCGGAAAAGGTGATCAGGCTGGGGTCCAGATCCATACACTTTGCGAGGAGTTTGGCCGTATAAGCCGTTACTGCAGCGCATAGGAACAAGGCCACCATGCCTATGATCCAACCGGCATACTTGATACCCATGGGCAAGCTCAGCAGACCAACGCCGATCAAGACGCTTCGGAACGTCAGTACACTCACCAGACTGAACACGGAAAGCAGGCAGTGGCACTTACTTGGTCGAATTGAACACAGTCTGGGGCAGCGTAGACTGACCCTCGACAGCCAGAACAATCTTGCCATCCTGCTCCACCTCCTTGACCAAAATAGGGGCAATTTCGTCATCTGGAACATTGGCACCgctctcctgctgctgctgccagaGCGCAGCCGCCTCGGCCATGGACGCCCTGCTGACACTGGACCGTATTGTGCCATAGTCGATGTTAGATCCGTAGCTTCCCACAATCGAGGGCGTCGCTagatgaggaggaatggCAAAGATCGAAGTGCCCGACATCGACTGATGACTGCCAGTCCGGAACAATGGTCCTCCTAGTTCCTGCTCGAGGGCCTTCGCCTCCCGTTCACGGTAGTCAGCGGCAGCGACCTGGCGACCTGGAGAGAAGCTCGCGCCTGGCTCAGGgctttccctttcctccctGATGGGCTGGTCGGCGAGACTTTGTTGGTTGGCCGCGGCCTGGAAGTGCTCGTGGAGCAGGGAGGTCCTCTCGGCGGAGCCTTGTTCGGCCGTGTCGATGGGACTTCGGCCATACTGAATCGGCTGGTGGGCTTGGTCTGGCGCAAAGACGAACGAGGGTCGTTGGGGGATAACTTCACTGAAACCAGCCGCACGCTGCCAACTGCGGGTGAAGGAACGGATACTGTTGACACCGCCGATGTCTGTCAGGGCAGTCAGgcggttggtgatggaagaTCTGTGATTGCCAAGTCAATATTTCAGCCGTAGGTAGCTCGCGTGATCGTGCAACgcacctcctccgtctcaGGTGTGGCCACTCGCCATCGTCCTGGTTGGAGTCCACACTCCTTCCTAGGAGAGACTCGTTTTCAAACTGTACACTCCTGTTCCCTATCGAAGAAACACTGCCGGTTCGTGACATTCCACCGCGCTCATACTGGTCCCAGGTGGTGGGGTTATTTCTCGAGGCCATCTGGTCTTGCGGGAGGCGCTCGAGGCTCCAGACTCAGGTATGCCTTGGTCTTTGGACAGCCTTCAGTTGGGACGTCACAacaaaggaaaggaaaaagagatTTCAGAGACACACAGAGAGAAACAGACAAGTCAAGCAAGCGAAAAACTtgtgggctggtggtgtgtgtgtgttttcGCAAGCCGTCGCGGGGGATGTCACCAACGCGCCCGCAAAGCAGGGTCTGGCCCGGGGACGATTCAGTTTACAGGTGGGCtcggtggagatggtggggtaTGGTGATGGATGCTAGGGCATAGCGACGAGACCGTGGACGATCGGGCAACGTTGGAGGTTCAACGATCACAAACGGCTTTGGCAAGACTGGGAGGAGAGAATAAACGGTTGTGCGACGTGCTGCTGGGAGGAATTCGAGAGTGTTCTAGGGCGGCTATGGCACATGGGCTGGAGACGACATCATCGACAAGCTTGCTTGCATGACAAAAGGCAGCTCCCAGTTCTGCAAGTGCTGTGTTAGTGCTGTTCCCACTGTGGAGCATCCGGTCCTTCAAGGCGGCAGATCACCCAGCTCTCAGCGAGACTCCAACCTGGGATCCCATGGCGGTCAATCTCtttccaacctcttccccgcccaccctcctctctcttgtGCTGGTGTCTCTGAAGCACCAAGCTATGACGCGAAGTTTGACAAGGCCCAGCTTATCATCTTATCGAGCGAGGTCGGCCAAGAGGACGGTTACCACTTTGCTTGTGCTGTCATTGGCCAATGACCCCGAGTGATAGCGGCTGCGGCACATGCTCCTGCCGAACAAGGACGACATACATAATACAGGAGATATTCCACCGCCTTCGAGATGTCTCCTCCTGAGAATAACTGCCCTGCCTGGCCCGGGCTCTGGGGACAACTGCAACTCTACAATCTTTTGATTTTCACCTCTTTGTACTCGTTATTACCGTTGCAAACACAGCTGGCTATGCTGCCATTCATCCCGCTGCTGGACAACGCTAGTCTGTTCACCTGGCCCAACATGCCCCCCCACAATATGCATGCAACCTTAGCCATGTTCACCGGCTCCGGCCAGTCACACGTTATCAGCTCCCTCAGCCGTCCGTTTATTAAGATAGCATGCAAGCCTCCAACGTTGGGAAACCGCCAGGTGATGGTTGGAGATCGGTTGCAGTTTGTAACCAGATCTCAACCAAGTCTTGCACGATTTTACCCCGCACCTTCACGAGGGACACAGGCCTCGGCGAGTGCCAAGTGGCGAGGTGAACATTTTGAAGCCAGGTGAAGCATAGCATACTGAACCACCAGAAATACATGAAGAGGAATCAAAGAGAAACCATCTCTTCCGCGATTGC of Podospora pseudopauciseta strain CBS 411.78 chromosome 7 map unlocalized CBS411.78m_7, whole genome shotgun sequence contains these proteins:
- a CDS encoding uncharacterized protein (COG:E; EggNog:ENOG503NV48) — encoded protein: MASRNNPTTWDQYERGGMSRTGSVSSIGNRSVQFENESLLGRSVDSNQDDGEWPHLRRRRSSITNRLTALTDIGGVNSIRSFTRSWQRAAGFSEVIPQRPSFVFAPDQAHQPIQYGRSPIDTAEQGSAERTSLLHEHFQAAANQQSLADQPIREERESPEPGASFSPGRQVAAADYREREAKALEQELGGPLFRTGSHQSMSGTSIFAIPPHLATPSIVGSYGSNIDYGTIRSSVSRASMAEAAALWQQQQESGANVPDDEIAPILVKEVEQDGKIVLAVEGQSTLPQTVFNSTNVLIGVGLLSLPMGIKYAGWIIGMVALFLCAAVTAYTAKLLAKCMDLDPSLITFSDLAFISFGRNARIATSVLFTLELLAACVALIVLFADSLDLLFPGFLSVNGWKVFCAAILIPLNFMPLRLLSFTSILGIFSCLSIVLILLLDGFLKPTTPGSLIEPAKTYLLPENWLTLPLSFGLLMSPWGGHSVFPNIYRDMRHPYKYAKALKYSFSFTTVADNAGFIGRSMYFRGVMKVVVRVVVIIVFLVIAILFPAFDSIMAFMGSALCFTICVTLPLAFYLKLFASEIQSKERIAVMSMMILSTILSVIGTIWAFLPKSWIGAEKVAADPTYFQ